A genome region from Heliangelus exortis chromosome 12, bHelExo1.hap1, whole genome shotgun sequence includes the following:
- the NOL8 gene encoding nucleolar protein 8, giving the protein MEQKQVAKRLYIGGLGHTVSQDELQERIGKFGEVLDAEIITRKDDQGNPVKTFAYLTVSISDADLRKCMSILNKTKWKGGTLQIELAKESFLHRLAVEREEAKLQKEKPQRNENACLLESLKKAGVVDFHMKAVPGTEVPDHKKWVVGKFGRVLPVLHLRNQQNNKIVKYDPSKYCHNLRKLEPDMTRVVPVSELTWHLEERDDSSRSKKRQGEFAVTKKPPKKLRPLGQEALNGAVVLPSGCQSPSESTSSPELDQRSKSKPKKSKLPPSSSLTRKVLERGLLSDKSNVLGDTAQNNMRVSDSDIDSEEEIRAMVKRDRETETAENVESESDRLEIVGDNFELKYNSHWSLSNPGATRKAIKGRYREQETVECDNGYDSADTDEIIAESKTPDLRSGKTSVLEDSKQVMVENKEILTNKNYELINDSSVETHNLKESVESKGKNKKCKIAALQSTTQAGDSESSSSEPEEGESETSSDYESMMQNCYHLDLTLDDLKALTAENTGTAAEDSDSTQGSSQPTIQENPKGNVVNKTKLLKCCPEVKKKCISPEDVVASILAGVESADEESSKGQKNSCVKYKPFRGIGSLCDEELIKSSDLKKRSVESVDPGACISYCGEKSSKRQSQSHPLYPQEVSSKKRQKMPCEHHKELSGAASSSAGRGCPVSRPASQGKSKDASSLQDHQNSDCGDAVLSTDEGEDDISNMDSNGAVSHKCVKQQLKNPRLHSKKLKGDVSNKNPECEANKCENGKTSLLENKELCLHSAALRQPDLEKKQLQDNQRRLAALEERHKERELQKKLIQGALSNLDSQPAGKHKHIIFNSDVESEAEVDEMLKDTSLRNTNGKDKSAAKTSSRLFESSEDEQDDTDNERFKIKPQFEGKAGEKLLQLQSRFGTDERFRMDARFLESDSEEEAKTNMLKTDEEEELAAEKKKNLEILGSLLNINLEHHKPTKTATSAKKFKDINALRYDPTRQDHTIFEKKPSATEKESKAKRKKKREESQKLPEVSKETYYKISVDLKELFGSSKSISEKNEEIPSGKDDAEDSSKPNQLGSNTGSNTAEDFSDFRFNFFGDTEESVIKEEPYVIETIKPVKVSWQEDPRFQDSSSEGDDEPEASESERDKEMFFSSPQTDSARCFFFSKDDERLREGPKLFCRSVDLSEEKDGWEDRRRLLIEECRKKHKDARRKVKPKQ; this is encoded by the exons ATGGAGCAGAAACAAGTTGCAAAGCGGTTGTATATTGGAGGGCTGGGCCATACCGTTTCACAGGATGAGCTGCAAGAAAGAATTGGCAAGTTTGGGGAGGTTTTGGACGCAGAGATTATTACAAGAAAAGATGATCAAG GGAACCCTGTGAAGACTTTTGCTTACCTTACTGTCAGCATTTCTGATGCAGATCTTAGGAAGT GTATGTCAATATTAAATAAGACAAAGTGGAAAGGGGGGACATTGCAAATTGAGTTGGCCAAAGAAAGCTTTTTGCACAg ACTCGCTGTGGAGAGGGAGGaagcaaagctgcagaaagaaaagccacagagaaatgaaaatgcatgtCTGTTAGAATCCCTGAAAAAGGCTGGAGTTGTAGACTTTCACATGAAAGCAGTACCAGGTACAGAGGTGCCAGACCATAAG AAATGGGTTGTTGGTAAATTTGGCAGAGTCTTGCCTGTCCTACACCTTAGGAATcaacagaataataaa ATTGTGAAATATGACCCATCAAAATATTGCCATAACCTCAGGAAGCTGGAGCCAGACATGACACGTGTGGTTCCTGTATCTGAGCTTACCTGGCACTTGGAAGAGAGAGatgacagcagcagaagcaagaaGCGGCAGGGAGAGTTTGCTGTGACTAAGAAGCCACCTAAAAAACTGAGGCCACTGGGCCAGGAGGCTCTGAATGGAGCAGTAGTTCTGCCCTCTGGGTGCCAGTCACCTTCAGAAAGCACGAGCTCACCAGAGCTGGATCAAAGATCAAAATCCAAACCCAAGAAATCTAAATTGCCTCCATCAAGCAGTCTTACCAGGAAAGTACTAGAGAGAGGTTTATTGTCAGATAAAAGCAATGTTTTGGGGGATACAGCTCAAAATAATATGAGGGTTTCTGATAGTGACATTGATTCTGAAGAGGAAATCAGAGCAATGgtaaaaagagacagagaaacagAGACAGCTGAAAATGTTGAGTCTGAAAGTGACCGCTTGGAAATTGTTGGGgataattttgaattaaaatacaaCAGCCACTGGTCCTTAAGCAATCCAGGTGCCACGAGGAAAGCTATCAAAGGAAGGTATAGAGAGCAAGAGACTGTGGAATGTGATAATGGTTATGATTCAGCAGATACAGATGAAATTATTGCTGAAAGTAAAACTCCAGATCTAAGGAGCGGGAAAACTTCAGTTTTAGAAGATTCGAAACAAGTGATggtagaaaataaagaaatactaaCTAACAAAAATTATGAGTTGATAAATGACTCCTCAGTGGAAACTCACAATTTAAAAGAATCAGttgaaagcaaagggaaaaataaaaaatgcaaaattgcTGCCTTGCAAAGTACAACACAGGCAGGTGATAGTGAAAGCTCTTCTTCAGAGCCTGAGGAAGGGGAGTCTGAAACCAGTTCTGATTATGAATCCATGATGCAAAACTGTTACCACTTAGACCTGACTTTAGATGACCTAAAAGCATTGACTGCTGAAAACACTGGGACTGCAGCAGAAGATTCAGATAGTACACAGGGTTCTAGCCAGCCAACTATTCAAGAAAATCCTAAGGGTAAtgttgtaaataaaacaaaacttcttAAATGTTGccctgaagttaaaaaaaaatgtatctctCCTGAAGATGTAGTTGCTTCAATTTTAGCAGGGGTGGAGAGTGCTGATGAAGAGAGCTCCAAAGGGCAAAAGAATTCGTGTGTGAAATACAAGCCTTTCAGAGGAATAGGGTCCCTTTGTGATGAGGAGTTAATTAAATCCAGTGATTTAAAGAAGAGGTCTGTAGAAAGTGTAGATCCTGGAGCATGTATTTCTTATTGTGGGGAGAAGTCATCTAAAAGACAGTCACAGAGCCATCCACTGTATCCACAAGAAGTCAGTAgtaaaaagagacaaaaaatgcCTTGTGAACATCACAAAGAACTGTCAGGTGCTGCCTCCTCATCAGCAGGCAGAGGTTGTCCTGTTTCCAGGCCTGCCTCACAAGGAAAGAGCAAAGATGCAAGTTCTTTGCAAGACCACCAGAATTCAGACTGTGGAGATGCTGTTCTTAGCACAGATGAGGGTGAAGATGATATCAGTAACATGGATAGTAATGGTGCAGTGTCACACAAGTGTGTTAAACAACAGTTGAAGAACCCCAGACTGCATTCAAAAAAGTTGAAGGGGGATGTAAGCAATAAAAATCCAGAATGTGAAGCTAACAAATGCGAGAATGGCAAAACAAGCcttctggaaaataaagagTTATGTCTTCATTCTGCTGCCTTGAGGCAACCTGAtctagaaaagaaacaattgcAGGACAACCAGAGGAGGCTGGCAGCTCTAGAAGAGAGACACAAAGAGAGAGAATTACAGAAGAAACTCATTCAAGGAGCCCTCTCAAATCTG GATAGCCAGCCAGCAGGCAAGCATAAACACATCATATTCAATTCAGATGTGGAAAGTGAAGCTGAAGTAGATGAAATGTTGAAAGATACAAGTTTGAGGAATACGAATGGAAAA gACAAATCAGCTGCTAAAACTTCCAGCAGACTGTTTGAAAGCAGTGAGGATGAGCAAGATGATACAGACAATGAGAGATTCAAAATTAAGCCTCAGTTTGAAGGCAAAGCTGGTGAAAAA CTCTTGCAATTGCAATCTCGATTTGGCACCGATGAAAGATTTCGCATGGATGCTCGATTCCTTGAAAGTGACAGTGAAGAAGAAG caAAGACAAATATGCTGAAGacagatgaggaggaagagcttgctgcagagaaaaagaaaaatctggaaatacTGGGAAGCCTCTTGAATATCAACCTGGAACACCATAAGCCAACTAAAACAGCCACAAGTGCCAAGAAATTCAA agaTATTAATGCCCTCCGCTATGATCCCACAAGACAGGACCACACaatttttgaaaagaaaccaagtgctacagaaaaagagag TAAAgctaaaaggaagaagaagagggaagagagtCAGAAGCTGCCTGAAGTGTCTAAAGAAACATACTACAAAATTTCTGTTGATTTAAAAGAGTTGTTTGGATCTTCAAAGagcatctcagaaaaaaatgaagaaataccCTCGGGCAAAGATGATGCAGAAGACTCTTCCAAACCCAACCAATTGGGATCAAACACTGGGAGTAATACAGCTGAGGATTTTAGTGATTTCAGGTTTAACTTCTTTGGAGACACAGAGGAGTCAGTCATAAAAGAAG AGCCCTACGTAATTGAAACAATAAAACCTGTAAAAGTCTCATGGCAAGAAGATCCACGTTTCCAGGACAGCAGTTCTGAGGGTGATGATGAACCAGAGGCATCAGAAAGTGAAAGGGACAAAGAAAT GTTTTTCTCTTCACCACAGACAGACAGTGCtagatgttttttcttctccaaagaTGATGAACGACTAAGAG